A window of the Dehalococcoidia bacterium genome harbors these coding sequences:
- a CDS encoding DUF5679 domain-containing protein, with translation MEAYCFKCRAKREIKNPKAIKLKNGKPATQGVCPKCGTKVFRIGKS, from the coding sequence ATGGAAGCCTATTGCTTCAAGTGTAGAGCAAAGAGAGAGATCAAGAACCCGAAAGCCATAAAACTAAAGAATGGGAAGCCCGCCACACAGGGTGTTTGCCCCAAGTGCGGCACCAAAGTGTTCAGAATCGGTAAGAGCTAA
- a CDS encoding dienelactone hydrolase family protein — MKEESLMFPCGGISLEGVLGLPEGKGPFPAVVVCHPHPLYGGSMDNNVVYAVCAGLGRSSIAWLRFNFRGVGRSEGHHANGIGEQDDVKAALTFLSTLREIDPARLAICGYSFGTMVGIPVADSDERVQAMAAISPFFVSPGLLKNYTKPKLFVYGTEDSFVSHQEIEHIVSQLPEPKTCTVVPGADHFWRFSERAVEIKVGDFFASFLTHR; from the coding sequence ATGAAAGAGGAGTCCTTGATGTTTCCCTGTGGCGGAATCTCATTGGAAGGCGTTCTGGGCTTACCGGAAGGGAAGGGCCCTTTCCCTGCAGTGGTGGTCTGCCACCCACATCCCCTCTATGGCGGCAGCATGGACAACAACGTGGTCTATGCCGTGTGCGCTGGTCTGGGCCGGAGTTCGATAGCCTGGCTGAGGTTCAACTTTCGGGGGGTGGGCAGAAGCGAGGGGCATCACGCTAACGGAATCGGCGAACAGGATGATGTGAAAGCGGCCCTCACTTTCCTGTCGACACTGCGTGAAATCGATCCCGCTAGGCTTGCCATCTGCGGCTACTCCTTCGGCACCATGGTGGGCATCCCCGTCGCTGACTCAGATGAGCGAGTTCAAGCTATGGCAGCCATCTCCCCCTTCTTTGTTTCCCCCGGACTCCTGAAAAACTACACCAAGCCCAAGCTCTTTGTTTACGGCACAGAGGACAGCTTCGTCAGTCATCAGGAGATCGAACACATCGTCAGCCAACTCCCTGAACCAAAGACTTGTACCGTTGTCCCAGGCGCGGACCATTTCTGGCGCTTCTCCGAGAGAGCGGTGGAGATAAAAGTCGGCGACTTCTTCGCTTCTTTTTTGACGCACAGATAG
- a CDS encoding replication-associated recombination protein A has product MNLFDLNREKQLQKEAPLAARMRPRSFAEFVGQEHIVGEGRVLRRAIEQDQIPSIILWGPPGSGKTTLAFVVAAVTRSHFSPVSAVNAGVADLRKVVEEAKERRGMHGQRTILFIDEIHRFNKAQQDAILPHVENGTITLIGATTENPSFEVISALLSRCRVFTLNLLTDDQIRTIIQKALQDSERGLGGHSIELADDALQHLIVMSNGDARTALGALEMAASGTPPDDQNKRRIELSAIEDAFQHRALLYDKSGEEHYNLISALHKSLRGSDPDAALYWLGRMIEAGEDPLFIARRLIRFASEDIGMADPQALVQANAAQQAVHFIGMPEGKLALAQAVVYLASAPKSNALYTAYSEVQRDVEKTRTHPVPLHLRNPETRLMRDVGYGKGYKYAHNFPGHIVEQENLPDALKGRRYYVPSDQGFEKEIDRRLKQWRAQKQNQTRKESDT; this is encoded by the coding sequence ATGAACCTCTTTGATCTGAATCGAGAAAAGCAACTACAAAAAGAAGCTCCTCTTGCTGCCCGCATGCGACCCCGTAGCTTCGCCGAGTTTGTGGGGCAGGAGCATATCGTGGGAGAAGGAAGGGTCTTGCGCCGGGCTATCGAGCAAGACCAGATTCCTTCAATCATTCTGTGGGGTCCACCGGGGAGTGGCAAGACCACTCTGGCCTTCGTCGTTGCCGCCGTCACCAGGTCGCATTTCAGTCCCGTCAGCGCCGTCAACGCCGGTGTGGCTGATCTCAGAAAGGTTGTCGAAGAGGCCAAGGAGCGGCGAGGCATGCACGGTCAACGCACAATCCTTTTCATCGATGAGATTCACCGCTTCAACAAAGCCCAGCAGGACGCTATTCTGCCCCATGTGGAAAACGGCACCATCACTCTCATCGGGGCCACCACTGAGAATCCTTCGTTCGAAGTAATCTCCGCGCTTCTCTCCCGCTGCCGCGTCTTCACCCTGAACCTGCTCACCGATGACCAGATCAGGACCATTATTCAGAAAGCTCTGCAGGATTCGGAACGAGGACTGGGAGGACACAGTATCGAGCTAGCTGATGATGCCCTGCAACACTTGATCGTTATGTCAAATGGAGACGCCCGCACCGCTCTGGGTGCCCTGGAAATGGCCGCTTCAGGCACGCCACCTGATGATCAGAACAAGCGACGGATTGAGTTGAGCGCCATTGAGGATGCCTTCCAGCATCGCGCCCTGCTTTATGATAAGTCGGGAGAAGAACATTACAATCTTATCTCGGCGCTGCACAAATCACTGCGAGGTTCAGACCCCGATGCAGCCCTCTATTGGCTGGGGAGAATGATCGAGGCCGGGGAAGACCCTCTCTTTATCGCCAGAAGACTGATCCGCTTCGCCTCCGAGGATATCGGCATGGCTGATCCCCAGGCGCTGGTGCAGGCCAATGCCGCCCAGCAGGCTGTGCATTTCATCGGTATGCCGGAAGGGAAACTTGCTCTGGCGCAAGCGGTGGTTTATCTGGCCAGCGCTCCCAAGAGCAACGCCCTCTACACAGCATATTCAGAAGTTCAGCGCGATGTGGAGAAAACCCGCACCCATCCGGTACCCCTTCACCTTCGCAACCCGGAGACGCGTCTGATGCGGGATGTCGGCTATGGCAAGGGATATAAATATGCTCACAACTTCCCCGGCCACATCGTGGAACAGGAGAACCTCCCGGACGCCCTGAAGGGCCGGAGATACTACGTGCCCAGCGATCAAGGGTTTGAGAAAGAGATCGATAGACGGCTCAAACAATGGCGGGCTCAGAAACAAAACCAGACGAGAAAGGAGTCCGATACATGA
- a CDS encoding epoxide hydrolase, producing MSDIMPFRIHVPEAVLDDLRDRLSRTRWPDQINDGDWSYGTDLLYLKSLCDYWQNGFDWRAQEAELNRFPQFTAQIAGLNIHFIHARSKEPDALPLVITHGWPGSITEFVKIIGPLTDPVSHGGDARDAFHVVCPSIPGYGFSEAPREPGMSPEQVARIEAELMSRLDYPRYGAQGGDWGAIISTYMGKTDPQHCIGIHLNMVSATPPAGVLNPMEGLTPRELGYLKETQEYNTSGRGYYHIHSTRPQSIAYALNDSPAGLAGWILEKFRAWSDCRGNIENSFTKDELLTNITLYWVTGTITSSMRLYLEMARAGSGFPPTDIKAPVGGAIFPKDIIKVPRNWAKKSYNLIHWTDMPRGGHFAALEEPELLVADIRDFFRKVR from the coding sequence ATGTCAGACATAATGCCTTTCAGAATTCATGTCCCCGAAGCGGTTCTTGACGATCTGCGCGATCGCCTCTCCCGAACGCGGTGGCCTGACCAAATCAACGACGGTGACTGGTCCTACGGCACTGATCTGCTATACTTGAAAAGCCTCTGTGATTACTGGCAGAATGGTTTTGACTGGCGCGCACAGGAAGCTGAGCTCAATCGCTTTCCCCAATTCACCGCCCAGATTGCCGGGCTGAATATTCATTTCATCCATGCGCGGTCCAAAGAGCCTGATGCATTGCCATTGGTCATCACGCATGGCTGGCCCGGCTCTATCACAGAATTTGTTAAGATCATCGGCCCTCTGACCGATCCCGTATCTCACGGAGGTGACGCACGGGACGCTTTTCACGTCGTCTGCCCTTCGATTCCCGGGTACGGTTTCTCTGAAGCTCCGAGGGAGCCTGGCATGAGTCCGGAGCAGGTTGCGCGAATCGAGGCGGAGCTGATGAGTCGGCTGGATTATCCCCGCTATGGAGCGCAGGGCGGAGACTGGGGTGCTATCATCTCCACCTATATGGGAAAAACAGACCCCCAGCACTGCATCGGAATTCATCTCAATATGGTTTCGGCGACCCCTCCCGCAGGCGTTCTGAACCCCATGGAAGGGCTTACGCCGCGTGAACTCGGCTATCTTAAGGAGACTCAAGAGTATAACACCTCGGGTCGGGGGTATTACCATATCCATTCCACTCGGCCCCAGAGCATCGCCTATGCCCTCAACGACTCACCGGCCGGGCTAGCCGGCTGGATACTGGAGAAGTTCCGCGCCTGGAGCGACTGCAGGGGAAATATCGAAAACTCCTTTACCAAAGACGAACTGCTGACCAACATCACTCTCTATTGGGTGACGGGCACTATCACTTCATCGATGAGGCTGTATCTGGAAATGGCGCGGGCCGGATCGGGCTTCCCTCCCACGGATATCAAAGCTCCAGTTGGCGGGGCCATATTCCCCAAAGACATCATCAAGGTTCCTCGAAACTGGGCCAAAAAGAGCTACAACCTGATCCACTGGACCGATATGCCCCGCGGCGGGCACTTTGCCGCTCTGGAAGAACCAGAATTACTTGTCGCCGACATACGCGATTTCTTCCGCAAGGTGAGATGA
- a CDS encoding Lrp/AsnC family transcriptional regulator has protein sequence MSQKVQKETLDEFDHLVIRELEIDARKTCLDIAVALGTSNTTVRRRLQNLLDKRMLSLVTITNPQALGYLTLAILRMTTTPGCVDAVATQLASLPYTQTIAATTGSCDIMVSLPIRDLDELSNVVSRDMNSIPDITNIETLLVLKTFKHDWPYMGSSDCLVKRKSGSYDLDALDISLIRELELEPRGTISHLAQKLGTSRATVSKKLQTLRSEGIIRIISIPDLNALGYKVWVVLQLKVVPSKIPEVVEELTRYPNVTHIAMLTGMFELSAAAIFKDSDEMYDFTVHKLGRIPGVIRHETVLNLKSYKRTYNLVAQNNRSDE, from the coding sequence ATGAGCCAAAAAGTACAAAAAGAGACCCTGGATGAATTCGATCACTTGGTGATCAGAGAGCTGGAGATTGATGCCCGAAAGACCTGCTTGGATATTGCTGTGGCGCTGGGCACGAGCAACACCACGGTTCGCCGAAGATTGCAGAATTTGCTGGACAAGCGCATGCTCTCGCTCGTCACCATCACTAATCCTCAAGCTTTGGGATATCTGACACTGGCAATTCTGCGAATGACCACGACTCCTGGCTGCGTTGATGCCGTGGCAACGCAGCTGGCATCCTTGCCCTACACTCAGACCATCGCTGCCACAACGGGAAGTTGCGATATCATGGTCTCTTTGCCGATCCGAGATCTTGACGAGCTATCCAATGTTGTCTCCAGGGATATGAACAGCATCCCGGATATCACCAACATTGAAACATTGCTGGTCCTGAAAACATTTAAGCACGACTGGCCATATATGGGCAGTAGCGATTGCCTTGTCAAGCGCAAATCCGGTAGCTATGATCTGGATGCACTGGATATCTCTCTTATCAGAGAACTGGAATTGGAGCCCAGGGGAACAATTTCACACCTGGCCCAGAAATTGGGCACAAGCAGAGCCACTGTGAGCAAAAAGCTGCAAACACTGCGCTCTGAAGGGATTATTCGAATCATCAGCATCCCCGATCTGAACGCCTTGGGTTACAAGGTGTGGGTTGTGTTGCAACTTAAAGTCGTTCCTTCAAAAATCCCTGAGGTGGTTGAGGAACTCACCCGTTATCCGAATGTTACCCATATTGCCATGCTCACAGGCATGTTCGAGCTGAGCGCTGCGGCGATATTCAAAGACAGTGATGAAATGTATGATTTCACCGTTCATAAATTGGGCCGTATTCCCGGAGTCATCCGGCATGAAACAGTTTTGAATTTGAAAAGCTATAAGCGAACCTACAATCTGGTTGCTCAAAACAACCGTTCGGATGAATAA